One stretch of Lacimicrobium alkaliphilum DNA includes these proteins:
- a CDS encoding response regulator produces MKVLILEDDELIAELLESLVSGLDANMHVVRAESLSQGMELWQQQAPDCLLCDWNLPDGSGLELVRRIRRQDTSTKVIMITARSDRESVVQAARCKVNGFITKPFDIEEVHQRLKILLCTTDEVGKAEVDIQLLLSKRADNLVQLPGEIDPVHLLTLIAQKDSLSPATLAREWREAPAITARLLDLANNYSLGRSGKAIQSLNEALATLGVDMALSHALAMSLDISSSFKHPHISELAKAYKDQAEKVAKTAESMGEKIGLRERPLYIAGLLSRIGELGVLKVLQDLAYTGEQLRDETITTLVQDWAKVFGNKLKIQWRLPLSIRELIGAVHVLPVGTTDKAAIVMHLAALNTEGKLATPQAQKLLRQAGFTRDSNILKEDAG; encoded by the coding sequence GTGAAAGTCTTGATTCTTGAAGATGACGAACTGATCGCAGAATTGCTGGAGAGCCTGGTATCAGGGCTCGACGCCAACATGCATGTGGTCAGGGCCGAATCCCTGAGTCAGGGAATGGAACTCTGGCAACAACAGGCGCCTGATTGTCTGCTGTGCGACTGGAATCTGCCAGACGGCAGCGGGCTTGAACTGGTCAGGCGTATCCGTCGACAAGATACCAGTACCAAAGTCATTATGATTACTGCCCGTTCTGACAGAGAGTCAGTGGTGCAAGCCGCCCGGTGCAAGGTCAATGGTTTTATTACCAAGCCTTTCGATATAGAGGAAGTACATCAGCGCCTGAAAATATTGCTCTGTACAACAGATGAAGTCGGCAAAGCTGAAGTGGATATACAACTATTGCTGTCCAAACGTGCAGACAATCTGGTTCAGTTACCCGGTGAAATAGACCCTGTGCATCTGCTCACCCTCATTGCTCAAAAAGACAGCCTGTCACCGGCCACGCTGGCCCGCGAATGGCGCGAGGCACCAGCAATTACAGCCCGGCTGCTGGATCTTGCCAATAACTATTCACTGGGGCGCAGTGGCAAGGCCATACAATCTCTTAACGAAGCCCTGGCCACATTGGGCGTGGATATGGCACTGAGTCATGCTCTGGCGATGTCACTGGATATCTCTTCTTCATTTAAGCACCCGCATATCTCAGAACTGGCCAAAGCCTATAAAGACCAGGCCGAGAAAGTGGCAAAAACCGCCGAATCCATGGGTGAAAAAATTGGCTTGCGAGAGCGACCTCTTTACATAGCCGGCTTATTAAGCCGAATTGGCGAACTCGGCGTATTAAAAGTACTCCAGGATCTGGCTTATACTGGCGAACAGCTCCGGGACGAGACGATCACGACTCTGGTTCAGGACTGGGCCAAGGTGTTCGGCAACAAACTTAAGATCCAGTGGCGGCTGCCCCTCTCCATACGGGAGCTTATCGGTGCAGTACATGTACTGCCTGTCGGAACAACAGACAAAGCCGCTATCGTCATGCATCTCGCCGCTCTGAACACAGAGGGAAAACTGGCCACACCTCAGGCACAAAAATTACTCCGTCAGGCCGGATTTACCCGGGATAGCAATATCCTGAAGGAAGACGCTGGATGA
- a CDS encoding response regulator, which produces MNHKAVPLKRIMCVEDDEDIRQILEIALQHIGQFEILLCENGERALQQVNNFQPDLIMLDVMMPVMDGPSTLTALREIPGGKEIPVIFMTAKVQPSEIKHYLSLGALDVIAKPFDPMTLPQQIETIWGKALRQD; this is translated from the coding sequence ATGAATCACAAGGCAGTCCCCTTAAAGCGGATCATGTGTGTTGAAGATGATGAAGATATTCGACAGATTCTGGAAATTGCCCTGCAGCATATCGGTCAGTTTGAAATATTGTTGTGTGAAAATGGTGAACGGGCACTGCAGCAGGTGAATAACTTTCAGCCCGACCTGATTATGCTCGATGTGATGATGCCGGTAATGGATGGCCCCAGTACCTTAACAGCGCTCAGGGAGATACCCGGAGGTAAAGAGATCCCGGTGATCTTTATGACCGCCAAAGTGCAACCGTCGGAAATTAAACACTACCTGTCTTTAGGCGCACTGGATGTGATTGCCAAACCCTTTGATCCCATGACCCTGCCACAGCAAATTGAAACCATCTGGGGAAAAGCGCTCAGACAGGATTAG